A portion of the Paenibacillus hamazuiensis genome contains these proteins:
- a CDS encoding amidohydrolase: protein MTKSTSNALQRIADLVENKKSLFIRISDQIWEYAETRYEERRSSALFAEVLEKEGFAVQRGAGGIPTAVVGSYGSGKPVIAILGEYDALCGLSQMRGEARKSPVVQGGNGHGCGHNLLGSGAIAAAIAVRQYMEENKLPGTVRFYGCPAEEGGGGKAFMVKNGLFDDVDAAVTWHPGTTNHIMSSSSLATCQMYFRFHGRSAHAGGDAHLGRSALDAVELTNVGCNYLREHIIPEARIHYAITNTGGLSPNVVQAEAEVLYKIRVPKSEQLADLYERVCNVAKGAALMTGTKLAIEFDAGSSELIVNRTFEQAMYEKFAELGCPEFDEDEARFAEEIRSTLTEAERNHGLPPELAGKAFADRLEPYEVRQEIAVAMGSTDVGDVSWKVPTVQSWIASMALGTSLHSWQAVSQVGMSIGHKGMLHAGKVIGATVLELLQQPELLEKAKAEHRQRIAGRVYQSPIPDGSVPGPVRR from the coding sequence ATGACGAAATCGACTTCGAACGCCTTGCAGCGAATAGCCGATTTGGTGGAAAATAAAAAGAGTTTATTTATCCGGATCAGTGACCAGATTTGGGAGTATGCCGAAACCCGTTATGAGGAGCGGCGCTCATCGGCATTATTTGCCGAAGTCTTGGAGAAAGAAGGATTTGCCGTACAGCGCGGTGCCGGCGGTATTCCAACGGCTGTAGTAGGCAGCTACGGCTCCGGTAAACCCGTCATCGCCATTCTGGGAGAATACGACGCATTGTGCGGGCTGAGCCAGATGAGAGGAGAAGCCCGCAAGTCCCCGGTTGTTCAGGGGGGAAACGGTCACGGCTGCGGACATAATCTTCTGGGCAGCGGCGCAATCGCGGCGGCGATTGCCGTCCGCCAATATATGGAGGAGAATAAGCTGCCGGGGACGGTTCGTTTCTATGGGTGTCCGGCAGAGGAAGGCGGGGGCGGCAAGGCTTTTATGGTCAAAAACGGTCTGTTCGACGACGTGGATGCCGCCGTCACCTGGCATCCCGGAACGACCAATCATATCATGAGCAGCTCCAGCCTCGCGACCTGCCAAATGTACTTCCGGTTTCACGGACGCAGCGCCCACGCAGGCGGCGATGCTCACTTGGGGCGGAGCGCTCTCGATGCGGTCGAGCTGACGAATGTAGGCTGCAACTACTTGCGCGAGCACATCATTCCGGAAGCGCGGATCCATTATGCGATTACGAATACGGGAGGCCTCTCGCCGAATGTGGTGCAGGCGGAAGCGGAAGTGCTGTATAAAATACGCGTGCCCAAATCCGAGCAGCTTGCGGATTTGTATGAGCGGGTATGCAATGTCGCAAAAGGAGCGGCACTGATGACCGGGACGAAGCTGGCTATCGAATTCGATGCGGGATCGTCCGAGCTCATCGTCAATCGGACATTCGAACAAGCGATGTATGAGAAATTCGCCGAACTGGGTTGTCCGGAGTTTGACGAAGATGAAGCGCGATTCGCGGAAGAAATACGTTCCACGCTGACCGAGGCGGAGCGAAACCATGGTCTCCCGCCGGAGCTGGCGGGTAAAGCGTTCGCGGATCGGCTAGAGCCGTATGAGGTACGGCAGGAGATTGCCGTCGCCATGGGTTCGACGGATGTGGGGGATGTCAGCTGGAAGGTACCCACGGTGCAAAGCTGGATCGCCAGCATGGCACTCGGCACATCCCTGCATTCCTGGCAGGCTGTGAGCCAGGTCGGCATGTCAATTGGCCACAAAGGCATGCTGCATGCCGGCAAAGTGATCGGTGCGACGGTTCTGGAGCTGCTTCAGCAGCCCGAGCTTCTGGAGAAAGCAAAGGCGGAGCACCGGCAGCGGATAGCGGGTCGCGTATATCAGAGCCCGATTCCGGACGGTTCGGTTCCGGGCCCGGTTAGAAGGTAA
- a CDS encoding NAD-dependent epimerase/dehydratase family protein, with product MILITGGMGFIGLHAAMSLLGLGEDVVITRFREYRLPSFLLPFLNKRLFVEKADVRNAEDLLRAGRKYAVTGIMHLASPPLRGPVAEGLRSNAEGLLQVLEAGSKLEVDRIVLASSIAIYAGVDADVWREDAPLPIDSPYPMTAYKKMFEIIGCYYSAQTQLSVVSARISAYGPLARGLYFFPAQAAHAAVKGVPVSTLIKGGNPPHAEDGIDFAYVTDTAEVLARLQTAASLRHSVYNIGSGRRVTNREIADAVRLASPDAVIDLQPGQSDHPLYPPLHIGRLKEELGWSPRYSVERGIAEYIDWLKMGNPF from the coding sequence ATGATTCTCATTACAGGCGGCATGGGGTTTATCGGCCTGCATGCAGCAATGTCTCTTCTCGGGTTGGGCGAGGACGTCGTCATCACCCGCTTCCGAGAATATCGTCTGCCGTCGTTTCTTCTTCCTTTTTTAAACAAGCGGTTATTTGTCGAAAAGGCGGATGTTCGGAACGCGGAGGATTTGCTCAGAGCCGGCCGTAAATACGCCGTTACCGGCATCATGCATCTGGCTTCGCCGCCGCTGCGCGGTCCGGTCGCCGAAGGGCTGCGCAGCAATGCCGAGGGATTGCTTCAGGTGCTCGAAGCCGGAAGCAAACTGGAAGTGGACAGGATCGTGCTGGCCAGCTCGATCGCCATTTACGCCGGAGTCGATGCCGATGTCTGGCGTGAAGATGCTCCCCTGCCGATCGATTCGCCTTATCCCATGACCGCTTACAAGAAAATGTTCGAAATCATCGGCTGCTATTACTCTGCGCAAACCCAGCTAAGCGTGGTCAGCGCACGCATCTCCGCGTACGGGCCGCTTGCCCGCGGCTTATATTTTTTTCCGGCGCAGGCCGCGCACGCAGCAGTGAAAGGAGTGCCCGTTTCCACACTGATCAAAGGCGGGAATCCGCCTCATGCGGAGGACGGAATCGATTTTGCATACGTGACGGATACGGCCGAGGTGCTCGCCAGGCTGCAGACGGCCGCATCGCTGCGGCATTCGGTTTATAATATCGGCAGCGGCAGGAGAGTAACCAACCGGGAAATTGCGGACGCCGTCCGCTTGGCCTCACCGGACGCGGTCATCGACCTTCAACCCGGACAAAGCGATCACCCGTTATATCCGCCTCTTCATATTGGACGATTGAAAGAAGAGCTCGGATGGTCCCCGCGTTACAGCGTCGAACGAGGGATTGCCGAATATATCGATTGGTTGAAAATGGGCAACCCCTTTTAA
- a CDS encoding helix-turn-helix transcriptional regulator, protein MKHREGFTLGEFLRARRERMTPEEAGLPSYGRRRTPGLRREEVAQLAHIGTSWYISLEQGRETNPSDQVLDSLARVFKLSAEERLHLFRLARPPAPVEDDADISVGLQRTVMALDPNPALVMRKSWDLLLWNRAAELVFRLPAHSAAQEKPNWLKRFLIDPSVRANSADWEMKAQVMIARFRADYARYPQDPAIHALIGELAETSEWFRLHWNRHDISPPADCHKLWDIPGIGRLEFEYVALNPAMNKHLQLMVYTAAPGTAKLLHERLSLSGGE, encoded by the coding sequence TTGAAGCATCGGGAAGGTTTCACATTGGGGGAGTTTCTTCGCGCGCGCCGGGAACGGATGACGCCGGAAGAGGCGGGTTTACCCTCCTACGGACGGCGGCGGACGCCGGGACTGCGGCGTGAGGAGGTGGCTCAGCTCGCGCATATCGGCACCTCCTGGTACATTTCGCTGGAGCAGGGCCGGGAGACGAACCCGTCGGATCAGGTGCTCGACAGCCTGGCCCGGGTGTTCAAGCTTTCTGCGGAGGAACGTCTTCATTTATTCCGGTTGGCAAGGCCGCCCGCGCCTGTAGAGGATGACGCGGACATTTCCGTGGGGCTGCAAAGAACGGTCATGGCGCTCGATCCGAATCCTGCGCTGGTGATGCGCAAAAGCTGGGATTTATTGCTGTGGAATCGGGCGGCGGAACTTGTATTTCGCCTCCCGGCGCATTCGGCTGCGCAGGAAAAACCGAATTGGCTGAAGCGTTTCTTGATCGATCCGTCCGTTCGGGCCAATTCCGCAGATTGGGAGATGAAAGCTCAGGTGATGATTGCGCGTTTTCGGGCCGATTACGCCCGCTATCCGCAGGATCCGGCCATCCATGCGTTAATCGGAGAGCTGGCGGAAACGAGCGAGTGGTTTCGTTTGCACTGGAACCGCCACGATATAAGTCCGCCCGCCGATTGTCACAAGCTGTGGGATATTCCCGGGATCGGGCGATTGGAGTTCGAATATGTCGCCCTGAATCCGGCGATGAACAAGCATTTGCAGCTTATGGTATACACAGCGGCTCCGGGTACCGCGAAGCTTTTGCACGAACGGTTGAGCTTGTCGGGCGGGGAGTAA
- a CDS encoding LysR family transcriptional regulator, which yields MNTEWFETFLEAVRLKSLSKAADRLHLTQPAASKQLHSLEEALGVKLLERSPAGVAPTAAGQKLYDRLVPVVSELAAIRRELKETAQPVRLGAIPSLAAHYLPQRLARLQPPGAVQLAVYGTSAEQLAALTAGTLDAALVESRYAAPPYWSAEVLTEPYCAVMPQTHPLAARAEVTLEELAEERLIVHPPACDIRRSIAEAYEARRLAPLIGAEVGFGESIIGFVAAGAGITIMPRLAAEHAGRLGLAAVPVSGFGRERTIVLLAASAAIGQALMPALTG from the coding sequence ATGAATACGGAATGGTTCGAAACGTTTTTGGAGGCGGTGCGGCTGAAAAGCTTGTCCAAAGCCGCCGACCGGCTGCACCTCACGCAGCCGGCGGCCAGCAAGCAGCTTCACAGCCTCGAGGAGGCGCTCGGCGTGAAGCTGCTCGAGCGGTCGCCCGCGGGCGTGGCGCCGACCGCCGCCGGGCAAAAGCTGTACGACCGGCTCGTGCCGGTCGTGAGCGAGCTCGCGGCCATCCGGCGCGAGCTGAAGGAAACGGCCCAGCCCGTGCGGCTGGGCGCCATCCCGAGCCTTGCGGCGCACTACCTGCCGCAGCGGCTCGCCCGCTTGCAGCCGCCGGGGGCGGTGCAGCTCGCGGTGTACGGCACGTCCGCCGAGCAGCTGGCGGCGCTGACGGCCGGCACTCTCGACGCGGCGCTCGTCGAGAGCCGGTACGCCGCTCCGCCGTATTGGTCGGCGGAGGTGCTGACGGAGCCGTACTGCGCCGTGATGCCGCAGACGCATCCGCTGGCCGCACGCGCGGAAGTCACGCTGGAGGAGCTGGCGGAGGAACGCCTCATCGTTCACCCGCCGGCCTGCGACATTCGCCGCAGCATCGCGGAAGCGTACGAGGCGCGGCGGCTCGCGCCGCTCATCGGAGCCGAAGTCGGCTTCGGCGAATCGATCATCGGCTTCGTCGCCGCGGGCGCCGGCATCACGATCATGCCGCGCCTCGCGGCCGAGCATGCGGGCCGGCTCGGGCTCGCGGCCGTACCGGTCAGCGGCTTCGGCCGCGAGCGGACGATCGTGCTGCTTGCCGCATCGGCAGCTATCGGGCAGGCGCTTATGCCCGCGCTGACCGGCTAG
- a CDS encoding NADPH-dependent F420 reductase, whose protein sequence is MTTKTMKTAVIGTGRMGVKLAGMLAGHLPAGSLLWASRDKAKAAALIAERGLSIEPASHEEALNAADILIPALWHQDQTAWLPSHQAAIHGKIVINITNPFNAAFDDFTTDYNTSSAEELQKLAPGARFVGAFKNTFWEVLSEPERHGLKSDVFVTSDDEEAKRTVMSMLQGLPFRFLDGGRLANNRTIERMTLFSRELAKRYGTYPLVSWRLWGLGDE, encoded by the coding sequence ATGACAACAAAGACGATGAAAACGGCCGTTATCGGCACGGGACGCATGGGCGTCAAGCTGGCGGGAATGCTGGCAGGGCATCTGCCGGCAGGCAGCCTGCTCTGGGCATCCCGCGACAAAGCCAAAGCGGCGGCGCTTATAGCCGAGCGCGGCTTGTCCATCGAGCCGGCATCGCATGAGGAGGCGCTGAACGCCGCCGATATCCTTATTCCGGCGCTTTGGCACCAGGACCAGACGGCGTGGCTCCCCTCGCATCAGGCGGCCATCCATGGTAAAATCGTGATCAACATCACGAATCCGTTTAACGCCGCGTTCGACGATTTTACGACTGATTATAACACATCGTCGGCGGAGGAGCTGCAGAAGCTGGCCCCCGGCGCCAGGTTTGTCGGCGCCTTCAAAAATACGTTCTGGGAAGTGCTCTCCGAACCGGAGCGCCATGGGCTGAAAAGCGACGTTTTCGTTACCTCCGACGACGAGGAGGCCAAGCGGACTGTCATGAGCATGCTGCAAGGACTGCCGTTCCGCTTTCTGGACGGAGGCCGCCTGGCGAACAACCGGACGATCGAACGGATGACGCTGTTTTCACGGGAGCTGGCGAAGCGGTACGGCACTTATCCGCTTGTTTCGTGGCGGCTCTGGGGGCTCGGCGACGAATGA
- a CDS encoding YciI family protein — translation MYVILLTYVKPLEEVDRLLPEHAAYLQKGYDEGKLICSGRKEPRTGGVIWARFESDDEVRQFIENDPFFRHGAATYEPIRFIPTKYIPSLGDLKS, via the coding sequence ATGTATGTGATCCTGCTGACTTACGTAAAACCGCTGGAAGAAGTCGACCGCCTGCTCCCCGAGCATGCGGCGTATTTGCAGAAAGGGTACGATGAAGGGAAGCTGATCTGCTCCGGCCGCAAGGAGCCGAGAACCGGCGGGGTGATCTGGGCCCGGTTCGAGAGCGACGACGAGGTGCGGCAGTTTATCGAAAACGACCCGTTCTTCCGGCATGGAGCCGCAACGTACGAGCCGATCCGCTTCATTCCGACGAAGTACATCCCCTCCCTGGGAGATTTGAAGTCATAA
- a CDS encoding polysaccharide deacetylase family protein, whose translation MTGERLLIINADDYGMCHSTNRAIATLLAEGAVTSASLMMTCPWLLEAVSFLKRYPRADVGVHLTHTSEWEHYKWGPLNCRLSTLVDENGYFPADTRSVIHHADPEELREEATAQIEFALRLGIDITNIDNHMGSMYHVTEILLELCEKYALPLRYPKHERKGALLQYPQHERLVQRASQIGVLLPDYIEMLPFFPPAGAAQAPYTYTKEAAVRIIKGLKPGLTELILHPSLDTEELKAITGTWQLRRYDFDVFRDEEIKRLLRDEDIRLITWREIRDMQRS comes from the coding sequence ATGACTGGCGAGCGCTTGCTTATCATTAATGCGGACGATTACGGCATGTGTCACTCGACGAATCGGGCTATTGCGACATTACTTGCGGAAGGAGCCGTAACTTCGGCCAGCCTGATGATGACTTGTCCATGGCTCCTTGAAGCCGTTTCTTTCCTGAAACGGTACCCGCGGGCGGATGTCGGGGTGCATCTTACGCATACCAGCGAATGGGAGCATTACAAATGGGGGCCTTTGAACTGCCGGCTCTCCACTCTTGTCGACGAAAACGGTTATTTCCCGGCGGATACCAGGTCTGTCATCCATCATGCCGATCCGGAGGAGCTTCGCGAGGAGGCCACAGCGCAAATCGAATTCGCTTTGCGGCTTGGAATCGATATTACCAATATCGATAACCATATGGGGTCGATGTACCACGTTACGGAAATTTTACTGGAGCTTTGCGAAAAATACGCCCTTCCCCTGCGTTACCCCAAACACGAACGGAAAGGAGCCCTTCTCCAGTATCCGCAGCATGAGCGGCTCGTGCAGCGGGCAAGCCAAATAGGAGTGCTGCTTCCCGACTACATCGAGATGCTGCCTTTTTTTCCGCCGGCCGGAGCGGCACAAGCCCCATACACCTACACGAAAGAGGCGGCTGTCCGCATCATCAAGGGGCTGAAGCCCGGCCTCACGGAGCTGATCCTCCATCCGTCGCTGGATACGGAAGAGCTGAAGGCAATCACGGGCACGTGGCAGCTTCGCCGCTATGATTTCGATGTGTTTCGCGATGAAGAGATCAAGCGGCTGCTGAGGGACGAGGACATCCGCTTGATCACCTGGCGGGAGATTCGCGACATGCAGCGTTCTTGA
- a CDS encoding sensor histidine kinase, which yields MTTFRAHLNSLRFKLLAVIVLIIVPLVTVLLVNNHYAVQVVRNGVAQTNANLLSLYMGQIDRNLEQVDDYLYDLSQLNTDLIILENTDPAAENDYLKAKIRLNNLISNEIRYYKFIDLFFIYSEASRDLIMNQNFGASLEEREAVKASVARMLQDDKSSYSNKRWYIWKDNGNFYLFHMVKVGKVYVGAWVNAEKIMVPLSLIDFGKSGAALLATERLEPINHLDLIESQSIELKPDTGPYYLSGSSVKYMVIGESSTRGDFRLIALIPDDIILEKLPFMQRIASIISVIACLFVLLFVFFMRRIFLLPINRMLSAMRRIRDGKWETRLQEQAASTEFEMMNETFNSMIAEIHDLKIHVYEEKLNLQKAELKHLQLQINPHFFLNSLNIIYNLATVKDFALIQEMTKCLVAYFRFMFRSSSHLVSLQEELKHTENYLRIQQLRFPDCLSYRIECMEDLKGAMIPPLVVQTVVENCIKHAMSTDYPMEIRIRADASCMPDKPEAPYMRIWIVDNGPGFPEAVLQQLQTGEEPVSDQGEHIGLWNMKRRLRLLYQTDVAIRFANAASGGAEVELQLPAVMS from the coding sequence ATGACCACTTTCAGAGCACATCTCAATTCGCTGCGCTTCAAGCTGCTTGCCGTCATCGTACTCATCATCGTGCCGCTCGTTACCGTGCTGCTGGTCAACAACCATTATGCCGTTCAGGTAGTCCGAAACGGAGTCGCTCAAACGAACGCCAACCTGCTCAGCTTGTACATGGGACAAATCGATCGGAATTTGGAGCAGGTGGACGATTATTTATACGATTTGTCTCAGCTGAATACCGATCTCATCATTTTGGAAAATACCGACCCGGCGGCTGAAAACGATTACCTGAAGGCGAAAATCCGCCTGAACAATCTGATATCGAATGAAATCCGGTATTACAAATTCATCGATTTGTTTTTCATTTACTCCGAGGCCAGCCGCGATCTGATCATGAATCAAAATTTCGGAGCCAGCCTGGAGGAGCGGGAAGCCGTCAAAGCTTCCGTCGCCCGCATGCTTCAGGACGATAAATCCTCTTACAGCAACAAACGCTGGTATATATGGAAAGATAACGGGAATTTTTATTTGTTCCACATGGTCAAAGTCGGGAAAGTGTATGTCGGAGCCTGGGTCAATGCGGAAAAAATTATGGTTCCCCTGTCTTTAATCGATTTTGGCAAATCCGGAGCCGCCCTGCTTGCCACGGAGCGTCTGGAGCCGATCAACCATCTGGATCTCATCGAATCGCAATCGATCGAATTGAAGCCGGACACAGGGCCTTATTACTTATCCGGAAGCAGCGTCAAATATATGGTGATTGGGGAATCTTCGACAAGAGGGGATTTCAGGCTGATCGCTTTGATTCCGGACGACATTATTTTGGAAAAGCTCCCTTTCATGCAAAGGATCGCCTCCATCATCTCCGTGATCGCTTGTTTGTTCGTGCTGCTTTTCGTGTTTTTCATGAGACGGATTTTTCTCCTGCCGATTAACCGAATGCTCTCGGCGATGCGGAGAATCCGCGATGGGAAGTGGGAAACGCGGCTACAGGAGCAGGCAGCTTCCACAGAGTTCGAAATGATGAACGAAACGTTCAACAGCATGATTGCGGAAATTCACGATCTGAAAATCCATGTGTACGAAGAGAAGCTGAACCTGCAAAAAGCCGAGCTGAAGCATCTGCAGCTGCAAATCAACCCGCATTTCTTTCTCAATTCGTTAAACATCATTTATAATCTGGCTACGGTGAAAGATTTTGCCTTGATTCAGGAAATGACCAAATGTTTGGTCGCTTACTTCCGGTTCATGTTTCGCAGCAGCTCGCATCTTGTCTCCCTGCAGGAGGAGCTGAAGCATACGGAAAACTATTTGCGCATCCAGCAGCTTCGTTTCCCGGACTGCTTGTCTTATCGGATCGAATGTATGGAAGATTTGAAGGGAGCGATGATTCCGCCGCTTGTCGTGCAAACGGTGGTGGAGAACTGCATCAAACACGCGATGAGCACCGACTACCCGATGGAAATCCGGATACGCGCCGATGCATCCTGCATGCCGGACAAGCCGGAGGCGCCTTATATGCGGATATGGATCGTAGATAACGGACCGGGTTTTCCGGAGGCGGTTCTGCAGCAGCTGCAGACGGGTGAGGAGCCGGTCAGCGATCAGGGAGAGCATATCGGGCTGTGGAACATGAAGCGAAGATTGCGTCTGCTTTATCAGACGGATGTGGCGATCCGGTTTGCGAATGCGGCATCCGGAGGAGCCGAGGTGGAGCTGCAATTGCCGGCGGTGATGAGCTGA
- a CDS encoding response regulator, whose product MYRVLIVDDEAHAVRGLQMGVDWEKLQIASVETAYNIRQAREAFEAQPADVLLCDIEMPQGSGLELAEWVRQYYPQTETIFLTCHADFSYAKQAIKLDSFDYMLKPVDYSELEATIRKALDKIRAGREMLAFESTYKRYYELWESHQPVLMERFWQDLIHQVVPSSPESIGEQLKKQNMPFSEETLFLPVYIRVQIWRKELTARELKIMEYALQNAAMEQVARHMPSSIAVPVQSGALLVILPMADNRAADVAADCDQYIRSCNEFFFCDLCCYIGKRVTIPGMVSMVHALQKLDENNVTMMNRTLTLSDMGKFNSPEHPPHFPVWAEWMKQGAKEKLLADLTEYMESLKRLPGGIHAQWLHVFYQDVLQMVFFVLHSKGLQAHDVFSTNLLTEKPERAVRSLSALQEWIPYVIEVAMNRIQSVQENMSIVEKVKRYIDENLGQQALSREDIASAVYLNPDYLTRVFKKEVGMPISDYLQQRRMQLAEELLKNGHQSVSDIALTVGYSNLSYFSTIFKKAVGVGPNDYRKQHRQHMQA is encoded by the coding sequence ATGTATCGCGTGTTGATTGTCGACGATGAGGCCCACGCCGTCAGGGGGCTACAGATGGGAGTCGACTGGGAGAAACTGCAGATCGCTTCCGTGGAAACCGCCTACAACATAAGGCAGGCCAGGGAAGCTTTCGAAGCGCAGCCGGCCGACGTGCTTCTGTGCGATATTGAAATGCCGCAGGGGAGCGGCCTCGAGCTGGCGGAATGGGTCAGACAATATTATCCGCAGACGGAGACGATCTTTTTAACGTGCCACGCGGACTTTTCCTATGCCAAACAGGCGATCAAGCTGGACAGCTTCGATTACATGCTCAAGCCGGTGGATTATTCCGAGCTGGAAGCGACCATTCGGAAGGCGCTGGACAAAATTCGCGCCGGCCGGGAGATGCTTGCGTTCGAATCGACCTACAAGCGGTATTACGAGCTGTGGGAATCCCATCAGCCGGTGCTGATGGAACGGTTTTGGCAGGATTTGATCCATCAGGTCGTGCCTTCTTCGCCGGAAAGCATAGGGGAGCAGCTTAAGAAGCAAAACATGCCTTTTTCGGAGGAGACGCTGTTTTTGCCCGTCTATATCCGCGTGCAAATTTGGCGCAAGGAGCTTACGGCACGGGAGCTCAAGATTATGGAATATGCGCTGCAAAATGCGGCGATGGAGCAAGTCGCGAGACATATGCCTTCGTCCATCGCCGTCCCAGTTCAGAGCGGAGCGCTGCTGGTTATTTTGCCCATGGCGGATAACCGGGCCGCAGACGTTGCGGCGGATTGCGATCAATATATTCGATCCTGCAACGAGTTCTTCTTTTGCGATTTGTGCTGCTACATTGGGAAACGGGTAACAATTCCCGGGATGGTTTCGATGGTGCATGCGCTGCAAAAGCTGGACGAAAACAATGTGACGATGATGAACCGGACGCTAACGCTCAGCGATATGGGCAAGTTCAATTCCCCTGAGCATCCTCCGCATTTTCCGGTCTGGGCCGAGTGGATGAAGCAGGGGGCGAAGGAGAAGCTGCTTGCCGACCTGACGGAGTATATGGAATCGCTCAAACGGCTGCCCGGCGGCATCCATGCCCAGTGGCTTCACGTGTTTTATCAGGACGTTCTGCAAATGGTTTTCTTCGTTCTGCACAGCAAGGGGCTGCAGGCGCACGATGTGTTTTCGACCAATCTGCTTACGGAGAAGCCGGAACGGGCCGTACGGTCGCTGTCTGCGCTTCAGGAATGGATTCCCTACGTGATCGAGGTTGCGATGAACCGCATCCAGTCCGTGCAGGAAAACATGTCGATCGTGGAGAAGGTGAAGCGCTACATCGACGAAAACCTCGGGCAGCAGGCGTTATCCCGCGAAGACATTGCAAGCGCGGTGTACCTCAATCCGGATTACTTGACCAGAGTGTTTAAAAAGGAAGTGGGCATGCCGATCTCCGATTACTTGCAGCAGCGGCGGATGCAGCTGGCCGAGGAGCTTTTAAAAAACGGCCATCAGTCCGTCAGCGACATCGCACTCACCGTGGGCTACTCGAATTTATCTTACTTTTCGACCATCTTCAAGAAAGCCGTCGGCGTAGGCCCCAACGATTACCGCAAGCAGCACCGGCAGCATATGCAGGCATAA
- a CDS encoding EamA family transporter has protein sequence MWFVFAASAAVCFGLRGILYQWTSQRPIDRNLLLFSVFLTGTIVSLAINLFAGQNWSAGTWVGAIIGLFSYIANMAMYRGFAVGKAAVIAMFTGLPPVVVAIMAYFLWGEKLNIWQTISFVIIVAGLLLIRYSNDITWNNLKGAQWGIVTMFGFGITDLASKQATLLKAETLPTLSVMYVTGMLLFGLTWMLSKKRTAAARGEVAASREEAGGPVEASHKAAAKAPWNFAKTVQWGMVVGLTNIFGMMLIMPAFRLGVTSLVSVVVAMNVVFVLLYARFGLKERFTRLELWGLFIVIVGIVILRLAK, from the coding sequence ATGTGGTTTGTTTTTGCGGCAAGCGCCGCCGTCTGCTTCGGACTGAGAGGGATTTTGTACCAATGGACTTCGCAGCGTCCGATTGACAGGAACTTGCTGTTGTTCAGCGTATTTTTGACCGGAACGATCGTTTCATTGGCAATTAATTTGTTTGCGGGACAAAATTGGTCTGCAGGCACCTGGGTCGGTGCTATTATCGGTTTGTTTTCGTATATAGCGAACATGGCTATGTACCGGGGGTTCGCCGTTGGAAAAGCGGCGGTCATCGCGATGTTTACCGGGCTGCCGCCGGTCGTTGTCGCCATCATGGCTTATTTTTTATGGGGTGAAAAACTCAATATATGGCAAACGATTTCGTTTGTTATCATTGTTGCGGGACTTTTATTAATCCGCTATTCGAACGATATTACATGGAATAATTTAAAAGGGGCGCAATGGGGCATTGTCACCATGTTCGGATTCGGGATTACCGATTTGGCTTCCAAACAGGCAACCTTGCTCAAAGCGGAGACATTGCCGACGCTTTCCGTCATGTATGTAACCGGAATGCTGTTGTTCGGGCTCACATGGATGTTGAGCAAGAAACGGACAGCCGCGGCGCGCGGAGAGGTGGCAGCTTCCAGGGAAGAGGCCGGGGGGCCGGTTGAAGCTTCGCATAAAGCTGCGGCAAAGGCTCCCTGGAATTTTGCCAAAACCGTACAATGGGGCATGGTGGTCGGTTTAACGAACATCTTCGGGATGATGCTGATTATGCCGGCTTTCAGATTGGGTGTAACGAGTCTGGTGTCGGTCGTAGTTGCGATGAATGTTGTGTTTGTGCTGCTTTATGCCCGTTTCGGGCTAAAGGAACGGTTTACGAGGTTGGAGTTATGGGGACTTTTTATCGTGATTGTCGGGATTGTCATTCTTCGATTGGCTAAATAA